In Chroicocephalus ridibundus chromosome 4, bChrRid1.1, whole genome shotgun sequence, one genomic interval encodes:
- the CEP89 gene encoding centrosomal protein of 89 kDa isoform X2: MRRRSGAGLAAGRLLRSEEGGVRPALIGGARTRSKSAAPLLLGASWRRSVRSGEKVTGRQWRTHSLLLPMAFSFRRGRKGPFKHIAHGLVPAATIAPKPAVPRTPPPRSPNPSPERPRSALAAAILATALTGRTVAIPQPRQRSLSESDSTYVEQECFEPYATVTELRMGPNWKLDGSDRSPVQSLEISGNYCEDEDMDTYLSDVDKEAESSCQSNEKRGENFSTNAIYAVPCKNKKEEFPPSPSTNVDKKEVPSHETEFQVLVDESNMQIEEDQHLGLNLKEEKSLAENLIREKPPPSPDVSIRARQARENKTKEKFRELKQENWSLKKAYQAMVQQFERTKQQTEEQQLKLKRLEQENRRLKEAAEKSHREEEAAELLSLRQQAQELVDENDALKMTIHRLNVELSRYQTKFRPLSQEEHLKLKSLPMKGPPPPWLLDMKYLSPLLLAYEDRIREKEDLYLEHEEDMKNFKVRVEELVKENEDLHEQLNKNNVITPTEWQQLQTQAKLVLEENGLLMEQLEIQQAKARDSHRQHVQEASKLTKQIITLEGKKQSQDEEIAEYHKQLEALRSTCEELKAKLNSRIAAEEHFALVNDLKSHLQQEQEKKRCEVEDLMGKIASLQAHNKKLLLEKNNFMADNKILETEMELTQKTNRRLKKKIGLLKLQLEEAMEKEVAAHHYLTNLIGLVEKIAQERDHLIFLARCLENENHGVLNKIVEGSLRLGRLEEKVKAQAHPNLRFGSDAPCVCQKILWGFFHIATNVIWGEEGREAGWAGHSSLEVPGAYPTDRGCSKSWQFHSLRIVSL; encoded by the exons ATGAGGCGGCGGAGTGGGGCGGGCCTCGCCGCTGGTAGGTTGCTAAGGTCGGAGGAAGGGGGAGTAAGGCCCGCGCTGATTGGGGGAGCGCGGACCCGCAGCAAATCCGCCGCGCCCTTGTTGCTGGGCGCGTCGTGGCGGCGAAGCGTCCGGAGCGGGGAGAAAGTAACCGGGAGGCAGTGGCGGACCCATTCCCTGCTGCTCCCGATGGCGTTTAGTTTCAGGAGAGGCAGGAAGGGCCCCTTC aaacATATAGCTCATGGCCTGGTCCCTGCTGCTACCATAGCTCCTAAACCTGCAGTTCCCCGCACCCCTCCCCCTCGTAGTCCAAACCCTTCTCCAGAAAGGCCCAG atcTGCTTTAGCAGCAGCTATCCTTGCAACAGCACTCACAGGACGCACTGTTGCTATTCCTCAGCCTCGGCAGCGATCACTTTCTGAAAGTGATTCTACCTATGTGGAACAAGAATGCTTTGAACCATATGCCACAGTCACAGAGCTCAGAATGGG GCCCAACTGGAAACTTGATGGTAGTGACAGATCTCCTGTACAGTCCCTGGAAATATCAGGCAATTATTGTGAGGATGAGGACATGGATACCTATCTTTCAGATGTGGATAAAGAGGCAGAGTCCAGCTGTCAGAGTAatgagaaaaggggagaaaacttTAGCACCAACGCCATTTATGCTGTtccctgcaaaaataaaaag GAAGAGTTTCCACCATCTCCTAGTACTAATGTTGACAAGAAAGAGGTGCCTTCTCATGAAACGGAGTTTCAGGTGCTGGTGGATGAGTCAAACATGCAAATAGAAG AAGACCAACATCTTGGCTTGAATTTAAAG GAAGAAAAATCATTAGCCGAAAATCTGATACGTGAAAAGCCTCCACCATCCCCAG ATGTGTCTATTCGAGCAAGGCAAGCACGGGAAAATAAGACTAAAGAAAAGTTCAGAGAACTAAAACAAGAAAACTGGTCTCTGAAGAAGGCATACCAGGCTATGGTCCAACAATTTGAGAGAACAAAGCAGCAAACAGAAGAACAGCAATTAAAGCTGAAGAGACtagaacaagaaaacagaagacttaAAGAAGCCGCAGAGAAATCACACAGAGAAG aggAGGCTGCAGAATTACTTTCTCTCAGACAACAAGCACAAGAACTGGTAGATGAAAACGATGCTTTGAAAATGACGATCCATCGTTTAAACGTAGAATTAAGTCGCTATCAAACTAAATTCAGGCCCTTGTCCCAAGAAGAG CATCTAAAACTGAAAAGTTTACCCATGAAaggaccaccaccaccatggcTG ttggaTATGAAGTATTTGTCACCTCTTCTGTTGGCGTATGAAGACAGAATACGAGAAAAGGAAGATTTATATCTTGAACATGAG GAGGATATGAAGAATTTTAAAGTACGAGTTGAAGAGTTGGTGAAGGAGAATGAAGACCTGCATGAGCAATTGAATAAAAATAACGTTATTACCCCTACAGAATGGCAA cagctgcaaaCTCAGGCCAAGCTTGTCTTGGAAGAAAATGGATTGTTGATGGAGCAACTCGAAATTCAACAAGCTAAAGCAAGAGATAGTCACAGACAACACGTTCAAGAAG CTTCAAAATTGACCAAACAGATAATAACCTTAGAAGGTAAGAAACAGAGTCAAGACGAAGAGATAGCAGAGTACCACAAGCAGTTGGAAGCTTTGCGTTCTACTTGTGAAGAGCTGAAAGCCAAACTGAATAGCAGAATAGCAGCAGAAGAGCACTTTGCTTTGGTGAACGATTTAAAAAG CCATTTACAacaggagcaggagaaaaagcGCTGCGAGGTGGAAGATCTAATGGGAAAGATAGCATCTCTGCAAGCTCACAACAAGAAActgcttttagagaaaaataacttcatgGCTGACAACAAGATCCTGGAAACTGAGATGGAATTGACACAAAAGACAAACAG acgattaaagaaaaaaataggtctTCTGAAACTGCAGTTGGAAGAAGCAATGGAAAAAGAAGTTGCAGCCCATCACTATCTAACAAACCTTATTGGTTTGGTGGAGAAGATAGCTCAGGAACGTGACCATcttatttttttg GCCAGATGTTTGGAAAATGAGAATCATGGTGTTCTTAACAAAATTGTAGAAGGCAGTCTACGCTTaggaagactggaagaaaaagtgAAG GCACAGGCTCATCCAAACCTACGTTTCGGGTCAGATGCACCGTGTGTGTGTCAAAAGATTCTCTGGGGCTTCTTTCACATTGCCACAAATGTTATCTGGGGCGAGGAAGGACGGGAGGCTGGGTGGGCTGGCCATTCTTCACTGGAAGTACCCGGCGCGTACCCTACAGACAGGGGTTGTTCAAAAAGCTGGCAGTTCCATTCCCTTCGGATTGTTTCCCTCTGA
- the FAAP24 gene encoding Fanconi anemia core complex-associated protein 24 translates to MTTKANFPVTAGSIVVPYGHVIGNEKWRGSEIAQRLQGKIRLIFEDGLGLVDFHLSNRTCILYISEADLVAGDEFKRRLVRFRNASSLGGIVIVEKTQISDQYFLAVQKLVVLELGMVLLPVANQGEASQLITQLVREQSKDHNRNPFIRKQCSQLAEPSVFRTVQQIPGVGKTKALLLLQQFGSIHRLCNASVKELELVVGQTVAQQIYTFLCS, encoded by the exons ATGACAACAAAAGCAAACTTTCCTGTGACAGCAGGATCTATAGTTGTCCCTTATGGGCATGTGATTGGAAATGAGAAGTGGAGAGGGTCAGAGATAGCCCAAAGGCTACAAG GAAAAATTAGACTCATCTTTGAAGATGGCTTGGGACTTGTGGATTTTCATCTTTCAAACAGAACTTGCATATTATATATTTCTGAAGCAGATTTGGTTGCAGGGGATGAATTCAAACGAAGATTGGTTCGGTTTAGAAAC GCCAGCAGTCTTGGGGGAATTGTAATTGTAGAGAAAACCCAAATAAGTGATCAATACTTCTTAGCAGTACAAAAGCTTGTTGTGCTAGAACTTGGAATGGTGTTGCTTCCTGTGGCAAATCAAGGAGAAGCTTCTCAACTTATTACTCAGCTA gTCCGTGAGCAAAGTAAGGATCACAACCGTAACCCCTTTATTCGTAAACAGTGTTCTCAGCTGGCAGAGCCATCAGTGTTTCGGACTGTGCAACAAATTCCAGGAGTTGGGAAAACAAAAGCTCTGCTTCTACTGCAGCAGTTTGGAAGCATCCACCGGCTTTGTAATGCATCTGTCAAAGAGCTTGAGCTAGTAGTTGGACAAACGGTAGCACAACAAATTTACACTTTTTTATGTTCCTGA